One stretch of Bradyrhizobium canariense DNA includes these proteins:
- the hisG gene encoding ATP phosphoribosyltransferase, with translation MTAPFVLAVPSKGRLQENAEAFFARAGLGLAKPRGARDYRGTINGVDNVEIAYLSASEIASQLARGMVHLGVTGEDLVRESIADADRRVLLIDSLGFGSANVVVAVPQAWIDVRTMADLDDVTTGFREQHNRRMRVATKYINLTRRFFASHGVVDYRIVESAGATEGAPAVGTAEMIVDITTTGATLAANGLKVLDDGVILRSHANLVASREADWSNEARETARVILDHIAARARASKYREVRTRFAACNAALLTEAHNRFGVVSPFGGPTSSGMLTLHCPPAQLYALGSFLRAHGADTVSVASLDYVLDRDNPLFAKLEAFLRQ, from the coding sequence ATGACGGCGCCATTCGTTCTGGCGGTACCGTCCAAGGGCCGCCTGCAGGAAAATGCCGAAGCGTTTTTCGCACGCGCCGGACTTGGGCTGGCGAAACCGCGCGGCGCCCGCGACTATCGCGGCACCATCAACGGGGTCGACAATGTCGAGATCGCTTATCTGTCGGCGAGCGAGATCGCCTCGCAGCTCGCGCGCGGCATGGTGCATCTCGGCGTCACCGGAGAAGATCTGGTGCGCGAAAGCATCGCGGATGCCGACCGGCGCGTTCTGTTGATCGACAGCCTCGGCTTTGGCAGCGCCAATGTGGTGGTCGCGGTGCCGCAAGCCTGGATCGACGTCCGCACCATGGCCGATCTCGACGACGTCACCACGGGATTCCGCGAGCAGCATAACCGGCGGATGCGGGTTGCGACCAAATATATCAACCTCACCCGGCGATTCTTCGCATCCCACGGTGTCGTCGATTACCGCATCGTCGAAAGTGCCGGTGCGACGGAGGGAGCGCCGGCGGTCGGAACGGCCGAGATGATCGTCGACATTACGACGACGGGGGCGACGCTTGCCGCCAATGGCCTCAAGGTGCTCGACGACGGCGTGATCCTGCGCAGCCACGCCAACCTCGTCGCCTCGCGGGAGGCCGACTGGTCGAACGAGGCGCGCGAGACCGCGCGCGTCATCCTCGATCACATCGCCGCACGTGCGCGCGCCAGCAAATACCGGGAAGTCCGCACCCGCTTTGCGGCGTGCAATGCCGCGCTGCTGACTGAAGCGCATAACCGCTTCGGCGTGGTCTCGCCATTCGGCGGCCCGACATCGTCGGGAATGCTGACGCTGCACTGCCCGCCGGCACAGCTCTATGCGCTCGGCAGCTTTCTGCGCGCGCACGGCGCCGACACGGTTTCGGTGGCGTCGCTGGATTATGTGCTCGACCGCGACAATCCCCTGTTCGCCAAGCTTGAGGCATTCTTGCGGCAGTAA
- a CDS encoding glycosyltransferase family 2 protein, with translation MMLGTDVSGLSTTAANAAVQGLSIVVPLYNEATGLAALHARLGELAKKLKEKYGLVCEVVYVDDGSADATLGIARGLSADALDVQVVSLSRNFGKEAALMAGLDHAKRGAVLFMDGDGQHPPDLVEKLVGHWIDDGYDVVYTAKAHRDNESFLRRLAVHGFYSLINWGARQKIPEDAGDFRLLSPRAAAALRQLPERNRFFKGLASWIGFRQIRVDYEPAARAHGVTTFSAGRLLGLSIEGLTSFSVAPLRLASLLGAVLATVAFLFGLSILWETWTTGKSVPGYPSLVIGLMTIGGVQLIMIGIVGEYIGKILSELKARPIYFVAEHVEKRAEAEKSINADERSAAE, from the coding sequence ATGATGCTTGGTACGGATGTTTCTGGTCTGTCCACCACTGCGGCCAATGCTGCGGTGCAAGGACTATCGATCGTCGTGCCCTTGTATAACGAGGCGACGGGTTTAGCCGCTCTGCACGCGCGGCTGGGCGAGCTGGCAAAAAAGCTAAAAGAGAAATACGGCCTCGTTTGCGAGGTTGTTTATGTCGATGACGGCAGCGCCGACGCCACGCTCGGCATCGCACGTGGACTCAGCGCCGACGCGCTCGATGTTCAGGTGGTGTCGCTGTCCCGTAATTTCGGCAAGGAAGCAGCCCTGATGGCCGGGCTGGATCATGCCAAGCGCGGCGCCGTTCTGTTCATGGACGGCGACGGCCAGCATCCGCCGGATCTGGTCGAGAAGCTCGTCGGTCACTGGATCGATGACGGCTATGACGTGGTCTATACCGCGAAAGCGCATCGCGACAATGAATCGTTTCTCCGGCGCCTCGCCGTGCACGGCTTCTACTCGCTGATCAATTGGGGCGCGCGGCAGAAAATCCCGGAGGATGCCGGCGACTTTCGTCTGTTGTCGCCGCGTGCCGCAGCCGCGTTGCGGCAGCTTCCCGAGCGCAACCGTTTCTTCAAGGGCCTCGCTAGCTGGATCGGTTTTCGCCAGATCCGCGTCGATTACGAACCCGCGGCCCGCGCCCATGGCGTCACCACGTTCAGCGCCGGCCGGCTGCTCGGGCTTTCGATCGAAGGCCTGACATCTTTCTCGGTCGCGCCGCTGCGTCTGGCCAGCCTGCTCGGTGCAGTGCTCGCGACGGTGGCCTTCCTGTTCGGACTATCCATTCTCTGGGAAACCTGGACGACCGGAAAGTCCGTCCCCGGTTATCCCTCGCTGGTGATCGGGCTGATGACGATCGGCGGCGTGCAGCTCATCATGATCGGTATTGTCGGCGAATATATCGGCAAGATTCTTTCGGAGCTGAAGGCGCGCCCGATCTACTTCGTGGCCGAGCACGTTGAGAAACGGGCCGAGGCGGAGAAAAGTATCAACGCCGACGAAAGGTCCGCGGCCGAATGA
- a CDS encoding ATP phosphoribosyltransferase regulatory subunit: MTSTTAGSAAWADALLLSFAQAGYVRAEPAMLQPAEPFLDLSGEDIRKSLYLTTDAGGEELCLRPDLTIPVARDYLVSSRAGQPAGFSYLGPVFRYRDGRPSEFLQAGIESFGRQDRAAADAEMLALALEATAAFGLTEVEIRTGDVALFIALIDALDLYPVWRRRLIKDFNRKISLEQDLERLTHATRSSRNEYEGVLAALAGSDRKAALALVTDLMSIAGTTNVGGRTVAEIADRFLEQSTLKGGALPRDALNLIKRFLAISGDPDEAIAQLRALAADTKLDIAAAIDQFESRVGFMAARGIDTSMTRFSTSFGRGLDYYTGFEFELHSKGDGVEPLAAGGRYDGLMTQLGSATAIPAVGFSIWVETLTKLGKPIASGSRS, from the coding sequence ATGACCTCGACCACCGCCGGATCCGCCGCATGGGCGGACGCGCTGCTGCTGTCGTTTGCGCAGGCCGGCTACGTGCGCGCCGAGCCGGCGATGCTGCAGCCGGCCGAGCCGTTCCTCGACCTCTCGGGCGAGGACATTCGCAAAAGCCTGTACCTGACCACCGATGCCGGCGGCGAAGAGCTGTGCTTGCGGCCCGATCTCACCATTCCGGTGGCGCGGGATTATCTCGTCTCCAGCCGGGCCGGCCAGCCGGCAGGCTTCAGCTATCTCGGACCGGTGTTTCGCTATCGCGACGGCCGGCCGAGCGAATTCTTGCAGGCCGGCATCGAATCATTCGGACGGCAGGACCGCGCCGCAGCCGACGCCGAGATGCTTGCACTGGCCCTGGAGGCGACGGCCGCGTTCGGATTGACCGAAGTGGAAATTCGCACCGGCGATGTCGCGCTGTTCATTGCGCTGATCGATGCGCTGGATCTCTATCCGGTCTGGCGGCGGCGGCTGATCAAGGATTTCAACCGCAAGATCAGTCTCGAGCAGGATCTCGAGCGGCTCACGCACGCGACCCGCTCCAGCCGCAACGAGTATGAAGGCGTGCTTGCCGCGCTCGCAGGTTCCGACCGCAAGGCGGCGCTGGCGCTGGTGACCGACCTGATGTCGATCGCCGGCACCACGAATGTCGGCGGACGCACCGTTGCCGAGATCGCCGACCGCTTCCTCGAACAGTCGACCTTGAAGGGCGGCGCGCTGCCGCGCGACGCACTCAATCTGATCAAGCGCTTCCTGGCTATCTCGGGCGACCCCGACGAGGCGATTGCGCAGTTGCGTGCACTGGCCGCTGACACCAAACTCGACATCGCAGCCGCGATCGATCAGTTCGAAAGCCGCGTCGGCTTCATGGCCGCACGCGGCATCGATACCAGCATGACGCGCTTTTCCACGTCATTCGGTCGTGGCCTCGATTATTACACCGGCTTCGAGTTCGAACTGCACAGCAAGGGCGATGGGGTCGAGCCGCTGGCAGCGGGCGGGCGTTACGATGGGCTCATGACGCAACTCGGCTCCGCCACTGCGATCCCCGCGGTCGGATTCTCGATCTGGGTCGAAACCTTGACCAAACTGGGTAAACCGATCGCAAGCGGGAGCAGATCATGA
- a CDS encoding 16S rRNA (uracil(1498)-N(3))-methyltransferase, which translates to MPQFDFRAPRLFIDTPLESGQMVELERNQSNYLGNVLRLAAGETILVFNGRDGEWQASIAGRKRPDSLNIVARTRPQDRLPDLAYVFAPLKHARLDYMVQKAVEMGASSLQPVLTRFTQVSRVNGERMRANVIEAAEQCGILSISTVMEPVTLDGYLGQRAAARLLVFCDEAADVADPLQALRDGQTGPGGIDVLIGPEGGFSEDERAILLRQPRILRLSLGPRVLRADTAGVAALALVQAALGDWAGSSP; encoded by the coding sequence ATGCCTCAATTCGATTTTCGCGCGCCCCGTCTGTTCATCGATACTCCCCTCGAATCGGGCCAAATGGTCGAGCTTGAGCGGAATCAGAGCAATTATCTCGGCAATGTGCTGCGGCTCGCCGCTGGTGAAACAATTCTGGTGTTCAATGGGCGCGACGGCGAATGGCAGGCGTCGATCGCGGGGCGCAAGCGGCCTGACAGCCTCAATATCGTCGCCCGGACCCGGCCCCAGGATCGCCTGCCGGACCTCGCTTACGTCTTTGCGCCCTTAAAGCATGCCCGGCTCGACTACATGGTGCAGAAAGCTGTCGAGATGGGCGCCTCGTCGCTGCAGCCGGTTCTGACCCGCTTCACCCAGGTTTCAAGGGTTAACGGCGAGCGGATGCGCGCCAATGTGATCGAGGCTGCCGAACAATGCGGTATTCTCAGCATATCGACTGTCATGGAACCCGTTACGCTCGATGGCTATTTGGGCCAGCGCGCGGCCGCGCGGCTGCTGGTGTTCTGCGACGAGGCCGCAGACGTCGCAGATCCATTACAAGCGCTCCGCGATGGACAGACAGGCCCGGGCGGGATCGACGTTCTGATCGGCCCCGAGGGCGGGTTTTCCGAGGATGAACGCGCTATTTTGCTGCGGCAGCCGCGCATCCTGCGGCTGTCACTGGGACCGCGGGTGCTGCGGGCCGATACCGCCGGGGTTGCCGCACTTGCCCTGGTGCAGGCTGCGCTTGGCGACTGGGCCGGATCCAGCCCCTGA
- a CDS encoding DUF2076 domain-containing protein — translation MTPQERQLIDDLFDRLSKLEGTPRDPNATAAIAQGLRIAPNAVYALVQTVLVQDEALKRANSRIQELEAGGAPEQNQSGGFLDSMRDAIFGQNQSHGSVPNVPPPGAANRPVWNSGQVLPQAQSPGHYDQGPYNNQSQYGQPYGSPQGPAGGPIGGGGGSFLGTAAAAAAGVVGGSLLLNSIRSMMGGSHQSFGDTAVLGDRATSQNPWSDQSGSNLARDAGINDVASSQDRNDDSSRTGLFDSASNDQDDDDRDDMDLDSDNFGNDGDNDYA, via the coding sequence ATGACACCGCAAGAACGCCAATTGATCGACGATCTTTTCGACCGGCTTTCGAAGTTGGAGGGCACGCCACGCGATCCGAATGCCACGGCCGCCATTGCGCAGGGCCTGCGTATCGCGCCCAATGCCGTCTACGCGCTGGTGCAGACGGTGCTGGTTCAGGACGAAGCGCTCAAGCGCGCCAACAGTCGCATTCAGGAACTGGAAGCCGGCGGCGCGCCGGAACAGAATCAATCCGGCGGCTTTCTCGATTCGATGCGCGATGCGATTTTCGGCCAGAACCAGTCACACGGTTCGGTGCCGAACGTACCGCCACCCGGCGCGGCCAACCGCCCGGTCTGGAACAGTGGCCAGGTGCTGCCGCAGGCGCAGTCGCCGGGGCATTACGATCAGGGCCCGTACAATAATCAGAGCCAGTATGGGCAACCTTATGGGTCTCCCCAAGGTCCGGCCGGCGGCCCGATCGGCGGAGGTGGCGGTTCGTTTCTCGGAACGGCAGCGGCTGCGGCCGCCGGCGTGGTCGGCGGATCGCTGCTGCTCAACAGCATCCGCTCGATGATGGGCGGCAGCCACCAGAGCTTCGGCGATACCGCCGTACTCGGAGACAGAGCCACAAGCCAAAATCCCTGGAGCGATCAATCCGGCAGCAACCTCGCGCGCGACGCCGGCATCAACGACGTGGCCTCATCGCAAGATCGCAACGATGACAGCTCGCGCACCGGATTGTTCGATTCGGCGTCAAACGATCAAGACGATGACGATCGCGACGACATGGATCTTGATTCGGATAATTTCGGCAACGACGGCGACAACGACTACGCCTGA
- a CDS encoding ChbG/HpnK family deacetylase yields MNDAATPRRIWLCADDYGISPGVNRAIRDLIERGRLNATSVMVIGPAIGRDEVNSLQTAAASHPRCAIGLHATLTAPFRPLTMHFKPIDGGLFLPFPKLLRAGLLRRLDPEIIYAELRVQLATFKELFGRAPDFVDGHQHAQLFPQVRDAFLTAVREAAPGAWVRQCGRPQPLTRRLGTPKAMVLDILSAQFRKRASRAGIAFNPGFAGAYDFARQSDFGTLMGEFLDGLPEGGLIMCHPGFVDDTLVSLDPLTGQREREYAFLAGAHFPPLLAANKVTLA; encoded by the coding sequence ATGAACGACGCCGCGACGCCGCGACGTATCTGGCTGTGCGCCGACGATTACGGCATAAGTCCCGGCGTCAACCGCGCCATTCGCGACCTGATCGAACGCGGCCGCCTCAATGCGACATCGGTCATGGTGATCGGCCCGGCGATCGGCCGCGACGAAGTCAATTCGCTGCAGACCGCGGCCGCAAGCCATCCGCGCTGCGCCATCGGCTTGCATGCGACATTGACGGCGCCGTTTCGGCCCCTGACCATGCACTTCAAGCCGATCGACGGCGGTCTGTTCCTGCCCTTCCCAAAACTGCTGCGCGCGGGCCTGCTGCGGCGGCTCGATCCCGAAATCATCTATGCCGAGTTGAGGGTGCAACTCGCCACTTTCAAGGAATTGTTCGGCCGTGCGCCTGACTTCGTCGACGGTCACCAGCATGCGCAGCTATTTCCCCAGGTGCGTGATGCTTTTTTGACGGCGGTGAGAGAAGCCGCGCCTGGCGCCTGGGTGCGCCAATGTGGACGTCCTCAGCCACTGACGCGGCGGCTTGGCACGCCGAAGGCGATGGTGCTCGATATTCTCAGCGCACAATTCCGAAAGCGCGCCTCGCGCGCCGGCATCGCGTTCAATCCCGGATTTGCCGGCGCCTACGATTTCGCGCGGCAGTCCGATTTCGGCACGCTGATGGGCGAATTTCTCGATGGGCTGCCTGAAGGCGGCCTCATCATGTGTCATCCCGGATTCGTCGACGACACGCTTGTCAGCCTTGACCCCCTGACCGGCCAGCGCGAACGCGAATATGCGTTCCTCGCCGGAGCGCATTTTCCGCCTTTGCTGGCGGCGAATAAAGTTACATTGGCCTGA